Part of the Bacillus sp. N1-1 genome, AAATTGAAATACCCTTAAACTTTCTCCCCATCTTTTTCCCTCCAGGTTAATAAAATTGTATAAAACAGCAATGGTCGATTACTGTATCTACCAAATTTCAAACAAAACTCTCCCTATGTAGGTTAACCAGCAACCCGCCCTAAATGTTAGCGCTTACAAACCAAGCAAAGGTTTACTGAAAGTAATACCTTTTATTTGTTAAATAATAAAATCCCTTAAATATTATATATAATACACTATGATTATATATAATATTTAAGGGCATGTCTAGGGGATTATATATAAAAAAGTAATATATATATATCCCAGCCTATTTTGTTGATTTCTTTTTAAATAATTCCTTATCAATTTTTTTATTTAACCATTTTCATAATATGTTCTCTAAACGCTTCCTGAACCTCTTCCACATCACCTTTTTCCATTAATTTTACCAGGTCTAGATGATATTTATAAACTTCCTCAGGAAGGATCTGAACTTTAGGATTAAGCGCTGTAATATACCTCCTGATATGTCCAGTCAGCATACTCCATATTCTAGTGTAGACTTCTATTTTGGACCACTGAATAATGGTTCGGTGAAACTCCATATCCAAATCAGACTGCAGTAAATATTCTGGCTTACCGAACTTCATTCGATCCACAATGTCATAAAGTTCACCTATATCTCTTTTTCTCAAATTAGGTAAAATAATTTCTAGTGCATTTGTTTCAATTTCAGCTCTCATTGAAAATATATGGTACATTTCCACCTTATCAATTTCAGTAACGAAAGCTCCTTTATACTTAACCGTGCGAATAAGCCCTTCTTCTTCTAATCCTCTCAATGCCTCTCGAACAGGAACTTGGCTTATTCCAAATTTCTTTGCTACTTCTGTTTCCACTATTCGATCACCAGGTTTTAGATTGTTTAAAATAATCTCATCTCTTAGTTTTTGTTTAACTTTATCCTTTAATGAGACTAACGACTGTTTACTTGATTTTTTTTCTTCCATTTGCCCCAACCCTTTTCGAATAGTATTAAAACCTTTTATATGATAATGAATAAAAGACGTTTTATAAATAATGATGTAAATTATATATAATATCATTATATATAAGCATTTTTGAATCATCAATATGAACAAAAAAAAGAGACCTGTATAGGCCTCTTATTGCTGATCTTCCG contains:
- a CDS encoding GntR family transcriptional regulator, with amino-acid sequence MEEKKSSKQSLVSLKDKVKQKLRDEIILNNLKPGDRIVETEVAKKFGISQVPVREALRGLEEEGLIRTVKYKGAFVTEIDKVEMYHIFSMRAEIETNALEIILPNLRKRDIGELYDIVDRMKFGKPEYLLQSDLDMEFHRTIIQWSKIEVYTRIWSMLTGHIRRYITALNPKVQILPEEVYKYHLDLVKLMEKGDVEEVQEAFREHIMKMVK